The genomic interval CTACTGACCATCGGACTGCCCGGATTCCAGCGGCAGATCGAAGAAACCCGCACTCTCACGATGACTCAAACGCTCCAGGATGCCATTCAGCTGGCTCGCCAGCGGGCGGTCAGCCGCAATGGCCGGGTTACCCTGCGCCCGCTCGGTGACTGGGAGCAAGGTTGGGAGTTGTTCGATGACGGGAATCACAATGGCGTCCGGGATGACGGAGAGCACGTCGTGCTGACGCACCAACTGCCGCCGGATCTGGGTGGCGTGACGATTTCAGGCAATCAGCCCATGAACCGGGCAATCTCGTATATCGGCACGGGAGAAAGCCGACACGCCAGCGGCACACCGCTCGGTGGTTTCCAGGCCGGGCGATTGACCATCTGCAGCCCGGATCAATCGTTTGGCTACGAGCTAGTGCTGGCACGAATGGGCAGAATGAGGCGCCAGACAGTGGGACCGGAGGTCTGCACCAACTGAGGCGGTCAGCGCAGCTCCCGGGGCAGGCTGAAACTGATGGTTTCAGGCGTCCCCGCAGCCTCTTCGGCCGTCAAAGCGCCCCAGCCGCGCAGCTTCTGTACCACCTGCTCCACCAGCACTTCCGGCGCTGAGGCCCCGGCGGTGATGCCGATGCTCTCTTTGCCCTCCAGCCACTCTCGGCGGATGCACTCAGGGCCGTCCACCAGGTACGCCTCGGTGCCGCATCGTTCGGCCAACTCGCGCAGGCGGTTGGAGTTGGAGCTGTTGTGGGAGCCGACCACCAGCACCAGGTCGCACTCCAGGGCCAATTGGCGCACGGCATCCTGACGGTTGGTGGTGGCGTAGCAGATATCGTCTTTGCGCGGCCCCAGGATATTGGGGTATTTGGTCC from Marinimicrobium koreense carries:
- a CDS encoding GspH/FimT family pseudopilin, with translation MPQRGLTLLELLITLVILSLLLTIGLPGFQRQIEETRTLTMTQTLQDAIQLARQRAVSRNGRVTLRPLGDWEQGWELFDDGNHNGVRDDGEHVVLTHQLPPDLGGVTISGNQPMNRAISYIGTGESRHASGTPLGGFQAGRLTICSPDQSFGYELVLARMGRMRRQTVGPEVCTN